A genomic stretch from Setaria italica strain Yugu1 chromosome VII, Setaria_italica_v2.0, whole genome shotgun sequence includes:
- the LOC101779815 gene encoding immune-associated nucleotide-binding protein 9-like yields MLTDENARYLQDTVQACGERVLLFDNKSNDELQLQKQLAELFDAVDSVIARNRGKPFTNQMFTQIQEVYATKEEIRGEEFSAEKLLKSQKELYDGHIMQIAKMVEEKLNSTIESLQQQLREEQKARQKAEKKVAEAVLRSKEETKRLRKDLEKTQQDSDKARQFYEKFK; encoded by the exons ATGCTAACTGACGAGAACGCCAGATATCTGCAG GACACAGTTCAGGCATGTGGAGAAAGGGTCCTTCTCTTTGACAACAAGTCCAATGATGAGCTGCAACTACAGAAACAACTAGCAGAACTGTTTGATGCAGTGGACTCTGTAATAGCACGCAATAGAGGGAAACCCTTCACAAACCAGATGTTCACTCAGATTCAG GAAGTTTATGCTACAAAAGAAGAGATTCGAGGCGAGGAATTTTCAGCTGAAAAACTATTGAAATCTCAGAAAGAGCTATATGATGGGCATATTATGCAGATTGCAAAGATG GTTGAGGAAAAGCTTAACAGTACAATAGAGAGTCTGCAACAACAACTAAGGGAAGAGCAGAAAGCAAGACAGAAAGCCGAGAAGAAGGTGGCAGAAGCAGTTCTGCGATCAAAGGAGGAGACCAAAAGACTAAGGAAGGACCTAGAGAAGACCCAACAGGACAGCGACAAAGCGCGTCAGTTTTATGAGAAATTCAAATGA
- the LOC101777391 gene encoding F-box protein At5g03100, whose amino-acid sequence MEAPGKRKRGNDAGDAAAGYSSGDDRDRLSALPDSLIHHIMSFMKARQVVQTCVLSTRWRHLWRSMTCLDVDKSEFETPGAKKYLDYEGWEKFEDFMDTLLSPGNVSIASLDTLRLQASYGIGEGRPASRWIRRGIKYPHGQLPAAGVHRGKVVSYNSWRLRRLHLSNIELCDLFAEHVRTSCQSLEDLELGSCSCKFHAIASGSLKNLALKYCTLYGLDEIATPTLKNLLIESGTGTNLKTMDRPLVITAPALASMFLGVTPHNFVGGLSLSEMTSLAKVSVHLSCKEIVDPFKILGSCVSSVITNLEVSSVSQTMVLGEGSTTFIQFNNLRTLVLSHCDLSDDFQILGHFLRNSPNLERLTLLYCKYSNDTKKKKGPSKSKNAEYTPCPNLVDVPCKNLKLTHIIYKEDDIRQLIELLLHISGNLPNNYIKLTKARLWPSAIVI is encoded by the exons ATGGAAGCCCCCGGCAAGCGGAAGCGCGGCAACGATgcaggcgacgccgccgccggctactcGTCCGGCGACGACCGGGACAGGCTGAGCGCCCTGCCGGACAGCCTCATCCACCACATCATGTCCTTCATGAAGGCCCGGCAGGTTGTGCAGACCTGCGTGCTGTCCACGAGGTGGAGGCACCTCTGGCGCTCCATGACCTGCCTCGACGTCGACAAGAGTGAATTCGAGACCCCCGGCGCCAAGAAGTACCTGGACTATGAGGGCTGGGAGAAGTTTGAAGACTTCATGGACACCCTCCTGTCCCCTGGTAACGTTTCCATCGCCTCCTTGGACACGCTCCGGCTGCAGGCCAGCTACGGCATTGGCGAGGGCAGGCCTGCATCCAGATGGATCCGCCGTGGCATAAAGTACCCCCACGGCCAGCTACCTGCTGCAGGTGTTCATCGTGGCAAAGTAGTGAGCTATAATTCCTGGCGCCTCAGAAGGCTGCACCTTTCCAATATAGAACTCTGTGATCTTTTCGCCGAGCATGTCAGAACGAGCTGCCAATCTttggaggatctggagctgGGAAGTTGCAGCTGTAAATTTCACGCGATCGCCTCCGGCTCGCTGAAGAACTTGGCTCTGAAGTACTGCACCCTGTATGGACTTGATGAGATCGCGACGCCCACACTGAAGAACTTGCTCATCGAAAGTGGCACTGGCACCAACTTGAAGACGATGGATCGTCCGCTTGTTATCACGGCACCAGCCCTTGCTTCTATGTTCCTAGGCGTGACGCCTCACAACTTTGTTGGTGGCCTTTCGTTGAGCGAGATGACATCCCTTGCCAAGGTATCTGTTCATCTATCGTGTAAAGAAATAGTCGATCCATTCAAGATCCTTGGTAGTTGTGTATCTAGCGTGATAACAAATCTAGAAGTGTCATCAGTTTCCCAGACAATG GTGCTCGGTGAGGGATCCACGACATTCATACAATTCAACAACCTGAGAACCTTAGTACTAAGCCACTGTGATCTTAGTGATGACTTCCAGATTCTGGGGCACTTTCTTCGTAATTCTCCCAACCTGGAGAGACTCACTTTGCTATATTGCAAG TATTCAAATGAcacgaagaaaaagaaaggaccATCCAAGTCGAAGAATGCAGAGTATACCCCGTGCCCTAACCTCGTGGATGTCCCGTGCAAGAACCTCAAGCTCACCCATATAATATATAAAGAGGATGACATCCGCCAACTGATTGAGCTTTTGCTGCACATTTCAGGGAATTTACCGAATAACTACATAAAACTCACCAAAGCTCGTTTGTGGCCTAGTGCTATTGTTATCTAG
- the LOC105914769 gene encoding immune-associated nucleotide-binding protein 9, translating to MGSPNLMVSFVLYTVTSLRQQAGAASSSVNRMMSHSVNWRCQDVLKQCKNRAVLFGNETNDKKKCDAQLKELLDLVDSVVSIKCGKPFSNQMFARINIAHEQKELHAKGSSTEQLSELKKERSYDEYFAQVTRMVEEKLNKTIEMMGKQLREEKTARQKAEEKVTEAVSKSQDQMRRLRLSLAKAQEESDKVREENKKYRESEKVRREKEEKTKEEIEDLKDKLNNMEREQQNMKNSNSCNIL from the exons ATGGGATCACCAAACCTCATGGTCTCCTTTGTACTGTACACCGTCACGTCATTACGGCAGCAGGCCGGTGCGGCATCTTCCTCCGTGAACAGGATGATGAGCCATAGCGTCAACTGGCGCTGCCAG GACGTGCTCAAGCAATGCAAAAATAGGGCCGTACTCTTTGGTAATGAGACCAATGACAAGAAGAAATGTGATGCACAGCTTAAGGAACTGCTTGATTTGGTTGACTCCGTTGTCTCGATCAAGTGTGGGAAACCATTTTCAAACCAGATGTTTGCTCGCATTAAT ATAGCACATGAACAGAAGGAGCTCCATGCAAAGGGAAGTTCTACTGAACAATTATCTGAATTAAAGAAAGAGAGATCATATGATGAATACTTTGCACAAGTTACCAGGATG GTGGAAGAAAAACTAAATAAAACAATTGAGATGATGGGAAAACAGCTCCGTGAAGAAAAGACAGCAAGGCAGAAGGCGGAGGAAAAGGTGACAGAAGCGGTGTCCAAATCGCAAGATCAAATGAGAAGACTCAGGTTGAGCCTAGCGAAGGCGCAAGAAGAGAGTGATAAGGTTcgagaagaaaataagaaatacAGGGAATCAGAAAAGGTTAGAAGAGAAAAGGAGGAAAAGACAAAAGAGGAGATTGAAGATCTTAAAGATAAACTGAACAACATGGAAAGGGAGCAGCAGAACATGAAGAACAGCAATAGTTGCAACATTTTGTAA
- the LOC111257955 gene encoding putative F-box/FBD/LRR-repeat protein At4g00315: MAAAAAQRARRGGLSVPDRLSALPDELLRDVLSFLPAQQVVQTTVLSKRWTDLWRSVPGINLDLRHFQRDFFESCPAAWERMENFANNLLILHNAPCLDAFRFHAVLNKEFNDVPVFDSLRTLSLVSCFSTIKECALWRFMQKSPYLEKLILKDFHAVFKLISDVVPSHHYPSLQTDLLRLGVDIEGIQSYKFDEVLISYLID; this comes from the exons atggccgccgccgccgcccagcgggCCAGGAGGGGCGGCCTCTCGGTTCCCGACCGGCTCAGCGCCCTTCCAGACGAGCTCCTCCGCGACGTTCTTTCCTTCCTCCCGGCGCAGCAGGTCGTACAAACCACCGTGCTGTCCAAGAGGTGGACGGATCTGTGGCGTTCGGTGCCCGGCATCAACCTCGACCTCCGGCATTTCCAAAGGGATTTCTTTGAGAGCTGTCCTGCGGCCTGGGAAAggatggagaatttcgccaacAACCTGCTGATCTTGCACAACGCTCCGTGCCTGGATGCGTTCCGGTTTCAT GCAGTGCTAAATAAGGAATTTAATGATGTCCCAGTATTTGACAGCTTAAGAACTTTGTCACTTGTCTCGTGTTTCAGCACAATCAAGGAATGTGCTCTTTGGAGGTTTATGCAGAAGTCTCCTTATCTAGAGAAGCTTATTTTGAAGGATTTTCAC GCTGTGTTTAAACTGATCTCTGATGTGGTGCCTAGTCACCACTACCCCAGTTTACAAACTGACTTATTGAGGCTTGGTGTTGATATTGAGGGGATACAATCATACAAATTTGATGAAGTTCTCATCTCTTATCTGATAGATTAG
- the LOC111258033 gene encoding putative FBD-associated F-box protein At5g38570, producing MSFLPVRQAVQTCVLSRRWEHLWCSMPCLNIDQPEFKARGGSQFEEFVNNLLMFHSATSLDMFRFRFACGYQFKVVERWIRRAMKCCPAVMEIYSSSGLFHRLPHLGSSACRLKKLHLVAISLDESFTQQLPSGCPVLEDLELNKCHLHSPEIKSYTLKNLIITGCTTYSGRVLTITAPALVSFYLVITVVEWNSDYGVLVNEMPALVKAKVCLESSSPEGPCKLLCSLTNVRNLELSGLETLSILRGTSDTFPTFSNLRTLLFNGCDLSDDFGMLGCFLNNSYSLEKLTLEHCKLSEGSKKRKRMQNPKRISIKCHDTITFQCPNLKLTEIKYKEDDVHQLFGLLSGIWRNLQKTTIMLTKA from the exons ATGTCGTTCCTCCCGGTGCGGCAGGCTGTGCAGACATGTGTGCTGTCACGAAGGTGGGAGCACCTCTGGTGCTCCATGCCATGTCTCAACATCGATCAACCGGAGTTCAAGGCAAGGGGAGGTAGTCAGTTTGAGGAATTTGTCAACAACCTGTTGATGTTTCACAGTGCCACATCGTTGGATATGTTCCGGTTTCGTTTTGCATGCGGCTATCAGTTTAAAGTCGTTGAGCGATGGATCCGCCGTGCAATGAAGTGCTGCCCTGCAGTGATGGAGATATACTCTTCTAGTGGTCTCTTTCATAGATTACCTCATTTGGGTTCCAGTGCCTGTCGCCTCAAAAAGCTGCATCTTGTTGCTATTTCTCTGGACGAGAGTTTCACTCAGCAGCTTCCTTCTGGCTGCCCTGTCCTAGAAGATTTGGAGCTCAACAAATGCCATCTTCATTCTCCAGAAATCAAGTCTTACACCCTGAAGAACTTGATAATCACGGGTTGTACAACTTACAGTGGTCGTGTGCTGACCATCACAGCTCCAGCGCTAGTTTCTTTTTACCTGGTCATTACTGTTGTTGAATGGAACTCGGATTATGGTGTTTTGGTGAATGAGATGCCAGCCCTTGTAAAAGCAAAGGTTTGTTTGGAAAGCAGCTCACCAGAAGGACCATGCAAGCTTCTTTGCAGTCTGACTAACGTGAGAAATTTGGAGTTATCTGGTTTAGAAACATTG TCGATACTTCGTGGGACATCGGATACTTTCCCAACATTTTCTAATCTCAGAACCTTGCTGTTCAATGGATGTGATCTGAGTGATGACTTCGGGATGCTTGGATGCTTTCTGAACAACAGCTATAGTTTAGAGAAGCTTACTCTGGAACACTGCAag CTTTCAGAAGGTtccaagaaaaggaaaagaatgcAAAATCCAAAGAGGATATCTATAAAATGTCATGACACAATAACTTTCCAGTGCCCGAACTTGAAGTTGACCGAAATCAAGTATAAAGAAGATGACGTACACCAGCTGTTTGGCCTTTTGTCTGGCATTTGGAGGAACCTACAGAAGACTACCATCATGCTTACTAAAGCTTGA
- the LOC101778204 gene encoding DIBOA-glucoside dioxygenase BX6, with amino-acid sequence MSATGSAAGVASGYDRRRELQAFDDTKAGVKGLVDAGVTAIPSIFHHPPESLEDTTTSPPSCTDGAFAIPVVDLSADARREDVVAQVRHAAGTVGFFHVVNHGVPEGLMAGMLAGARRFNEGPAEAKRALYSRDQARKVRFGSNFDLFQSAAANWRDTLFCDLAPDPPLPEELPEVLRNVIMEYGDAVMKLGLRVSELLSESLGLSSGHLREMGCMESLHAVCQYYPPCPEPHLTFGIKSHTDPAFFTVLLQDGSTGGLQVLVDRGGGHRRTWVDVPPLPGSLTVNIGDLLQLVSNDRFRSVEHRVPAIKSKDPARVSVASFFNTDLKRSTRLYGPITDGRRPPLYRSVTAQEFMAHFNSVGLDRCPLDYYRLERHTLRPAV; translated from the exons ATGTCCgccaccggatccgccgccggAGTGGCCTCAGGCTACGACCGCCGGCGCGAGCTGCAGGCGTTCGATGACACCAAGGCGGGCGTCAAGGGCCTCGTCGACGCCGGCGTCACGGCCATCCCGTCCATCTTCCACCACCCGCCAGAATCCCTCGAGGACACCACGACGTCTCCACCCTCCTGCACCGACGGCGCGTTCGCCATCCCGGTCGTCGACCTGTCAGCCGACGCGCGGCGCGAGGACGTGGTCGCCCAGGTGAGGCACGCCGCCGGGACGGTGGGCTTCTTCCATGTGGTAAACCACGGCGTGCCGGAGGGGCTCATGGCCGGCATGCTCGCCGGGGCGCGGCGGTTCAACGAGGGGCCCGCCGAGGCGAAGCGGGCCCTGTACAGCAGGGACCAAGCTCGCAAGGTGCGTTTCGGCTCCAACTTCGACCTCTTCCAGTCCGCGGCGGCCAACTGGCGCGACACCCTCTTCTGCGACCTGGCTCCGGATCCGCCACTGCCGGAGGAGCTACCCGAGGTTCTCAG GAACGTGATCATGGAGTACGGCGACGCGGTGATGAAGCTGGGGCTGCGCGTGTCCGAGCTGCTGTCGGAGTCCCTCGGCCTGAGCAGCGGCCACCTGCGCGAGATGGGCTGCATGGAGAGCCTCCACGCGGTGTGCCAGTACTACCCGCCATGCCCGGAGCCGCACCTCACCTTCGGCATCAAGAGCCACACCGACCCGGCCTTCTTCACCGTCCTCCTGCAGGACGGCAGCACGGGCGGCCTGCAGGTGCTCGTCGATCGCGGCGGCGGGCACCGCCGGACCTGGGTGGACGTCCCGCCCCTGCCTGGCTCTCTGACCGTGAACATCGGCGACCTTCTTCAG CTTGTCAGCAATGACCGGTTCAGGAGCGTGGAGCACCGGGTCCCGGCGATCAAGAGCAAAGACCCGGCGAGGGTCTCAGTGGCGTCCTTCTTCAACACGGACCTCAAGAGATCGACGAGGCTGTATGGCCCCATCACGGAtggccgccgccccccgctcTACAGGAGTGTCACGGCACAAGAGTTCATGGCGCACTTTAACAGCGTAGGCCTTGATCGTTGCCCGCTCGACTACTACCGGTTGGAACGGCATACTCTTAGACCTGCTGTGTAG